The following are from one region of the Salvia hispanica cultivar TCC Black 2014 chromosome 1, UniMelb_Shisp_WGS_1.0, whole genome shotgun sequence genome:
- the LOC125195883 gene encoding uncharacterized protein LOC125195883 — MSINDIRSIDDVNNCGLFGQIRCGTVYNASRVLFNKDIEEINRLRERIKDDESFSVGLPLALKSHEPKVVDEIAGNLKSIETLFCLEDESYWICARVESVSCYGDWYYISCKKCGKKVLKDGNQFFCSGCGLFDGSGFMRYMLKFEVFDGTSTAQLVLWDKECVNIMNKKASEVDTREVVLVNCVSKDVETFITGKVFLFKVSIRKEDDFLSLKPYNVKKVVTDEDLIRQYSANILPNLDIGNCSQSLDDLFLEECDRLSPIVNLGDDQDSLQVYGEKLFSPGSIGIKTDVEILPDDGLVSLDGLCRVPGVMNEDFVIDVDAVIDVCPSLDRKKSVVLKSEGDVTPGLKRKLVEEFDGSIKYS, encoded by the exons ATGAGTATCAATGATATTCGCAGTATTGATGATGTCAATAACTGTGGTTTGTTTG GTCAAATTCGTTGTGGGACTGTTTATAATGCTTCAAGAGTATTGTTCAACAAAGATATTGAGGAGATCAATCGACTTAGAGAAAG GATTAAGGATGATGAGTCATTCTCTGTTGGTTTACCATTGGCGTTAAAGTCTCACGAGCCTAAAGTGGTTGATGAAATTGCCGGAAATTTGAAGTCGATTGAAACATTATTCTGCCTTGAa GATGAAAGTTATTGGATTTGTGCAAGAGTAGAATCGGTTAGTTGCTATGGCGATTGGTATTATATTTCTTGCAAGAAATGTGGAAAAAAGGTTCTTAAGGATGGTAATCAGTTTTTCTGCTCTGGATGTGGATTGTTTGATGGCTCTGGTTTTATGAg GTATATGTTGAAGTTTGAAGTCTTTGATGGTACAAGTACTGCACAATTGGTGCTTTGGGACAAGGAATGTGTCAATATAATGAACAAAAAGGCTTCTGAAGTTGATACCCGAGAG gTTGTTCTAGTAAACTGCGTGTCGAAGGATGTTGAAACTTTTATCACTGGAAAAGTATTCCTCTTCAAGGTTTCTATCAGGAAAGAGGATGATTTCTTAAGCTTGAAACCCTATAATGTCAAAAAAGTTGTTACTGATGAGGATTTGATTCGTCAATATTCTGCAAATATTCTTCCAAATTTGGACATAGGGAATTGTTCGCAATCATTAGATGATCTTTTCTTAGAAGAGTGCGACAGGCTGTCTCCCATTGTGAATTTGGGTGATGATCAAGATTCTCTGCAG GTGTATGGTGAGAAGTTGTTTTCTCCTGGCTCGATTGGTATAAAAACTGATGTGGAGATTCTTCCCGATGATGGCCTTGTGAGTCTTGATGGTTTGTGCAGAGTTCCTGGAGTGATGAATGAAGATTTTGTCATTGATGTTGATGCTGTAATTGATGTTTGTCCATCCTTGGATCGCAAGAAAAGTGTTGTTTTGAAGAGTGAAGGTGATGTTACTCCGGGTCTCAAGAGAAAGCTGGTTGAAGAGTTCGATGGATCTATTAAGTATTCCTAG